In Musa acuminata AAA Group cultivar baxijiao chromosome BXJ2-8, Cavendish_Baxijiao_AAA, whole genome shotgun sequence, one genomic interval encodes:
- the LOC135619250 gene encoding GATA transcription factor 27-like isoform X2, with protein MGKQGPCHHCGVTSTPLWRNGPPEKPVLCNACGSRWRTKGSLTNYVPLHAREVFDSDELKVPKIKSVPIKPKNEKLQKIQQGNHKLESECEMQYCDQNFHKIVEGDISNRSSSGSAISGSVQSNVCDSIAPSKKIFMTRPKLSVEKLTKDLYSILHEEQASNLSRSSEDDLLYESGTALGSFEIGYGGVLIKHPNSESVDEESEASSFPVDKSYIMNEGYSGLSYFPVNIESKGTSLLNSGTDTMKSTTEMAQDGAKRVKISTEKLNILQDRVSSPSSADLNVIINFESFMKYLTHDEQQLLMKYLPSIDNVKPPESLKSMFTSPQFLETLSYFQQLLQEGTFDLSMSGADAEQRRTLNRLVSLNCTKFQWLDQYQKVKDAPSKKIKGGNGISSRQRLPGLSISSSLKRHHDRQNQSYSEMKSTMRSPKRVCRSGCTNPPSRCFTRPNSSLITREAGDMGDFVDHEGACFSPRRIFASPPDRSSMQFIADSSEGDVLLDVPSGVSFPEAELLYDPWEQKTSQIGSPTVSGVEASVLPSSSFANK; from the exons ATGGGAAAGCAAGGACCTTGCCACCATTGTGGAGTTACAA GTACCCCTCTCTGGCGGAATGGACCACCTGAAAAGCCAGTTTTATGCAATGCATGTGGTTCCAGGTGGAGAACCAAGGGTTCATTGACAAACTATGTACCACTGCATGCTCGTGAAGTTTTTGATTCGGATGAGTTAAAAGTTCCAAAAATCAAAAGTGTCCCCATCAAACCAAAAAATGAGAAGTTGCAAAAGATACAACAAGGCAATCATAAATTGGAAAGTGAATGTGAAATGCAGTATTGTGACCAGAACTTCCACAAGATTGTAGAGGGAGATATAAGCAATCGATCCAGCTCTGGGTCAGCCATTTCAG GTTCAGTGCAGTCAAACGTATGTGATTCAATAGCACCATCTAAGAAGATATTTATGACTCGTCCTAAACTTTCTGTAGAAAAGCTCACAAAGGACCTATATTCCATTTTGCATGAAGAACAAGCTTCTAATCTGTCCAGATCCTCAGAAGATGATCTACTTTATGAAAGTGGAACTGCACTTGGATCTTTTGAGATCGGGTATGGAGGTGTACTCATTAAACATCCAAATTCAGAATCAGTAGATGAGGAATCAGAAGCTAGCTCATTTCCAGTAGATAAATCATACATTATGAATGAAGGTTATTCAGGTTTGTCATACTTTCCTGTAAATATTGAAAGCAAAGGCACAAGTCTTCTAAATTCTGGTACTGACACAATGAAATCTACAACAGAAATGGCCCAAGACGGTGCCAAAAG GGTTAAAATTTCAACTGAAAAGTTAAATATCCTGCAAGATAGAGTTTCTTCCCCAAGTTCTGCAGACTTGAAT GTTATCATTAACTTTGAGAGTTTCATGAAATATCTGACACATGACGAACAGCAATTGTTGATGAAATATCTACCATCTATAGACAATGTCAAACCTCCTGAAAG CCTCAAAAGCATGTTTACCAGTCCCCAGTTCTTGGAGACATTATCTTACTTCCAGCAACTGCTTCAAGAAGGAACTTTTGATCTCTCCATGTCTGGAGCAGATGCTGAACAGCGTAGGACTTTAAATAGGCTTGTGTCACTAAATTGTACAAAGTTTCAGTGGTTAGACCAGTATCAGAAAGTAAAG GATGCACCCTCTAAGAAGATAAAAGGAGGAAATGGAATATCAAGCAGACAAAGACTTCCTGGTCTTTCCATTTCATCATCCCTAAAAAGGCATCATGACAGGCAAAATCAGAGCTATTCAG AGATGAAAAGCACCATGAGAAGCCCTAAAAGAGTGTGCAGATCAGGGTGCACAAATCCTCCTTCAAGATGTTTTACTCGGCCAAATTCTAGTTTAATTACCAGAGAAGCTGGTGACATGGGGGACTTTGTCGACCATGAAGGTGCATGCTTCAGCCCGAGAAGAATTTTTGCATCCCCTCCCGATAGGAGCTCCATGCAGTTCATTGCTGACAGTTCTGAAGGTGATGTGCTTCTGGATGTGCCTTCTGGTGTATCATTTCCTGAAGCAGAACTCTTGTACGATCCATGGGAACAGAAAACAAGCCAAATTGGTTCGCCAACAGTGAGTGGAGTGGAAGCTTCTGTTCTCCCATCTTCGAGTTTCGCCAATAAATAG
- the LOC135619250 gene encoding GATA transcription factor 26-like isoform X1, whose product MGKQGPCHHCGVTSTPLWRNGPPEKPVLCNACGSRWRTKGSLTNYVPLHAREVFDSDELKVPKIKSVPIKPKNEKLQKIQQGNHKLESECEMQYCDQNFHKIVEGDISNRSSSGSAISGSDSCLHFGTNDASDLTGSVQSNVCDSIAPSKKIFMTRPKLSVEKLTKDLYSILHEEQASNLSRSSEDDLLYESGTALGSFEIGYGGVLIKHPNSESVDEESEASSFPVDKSYIMNEGYSGLSYFPVNIESKGTSLLNSGTDTMKSTTEMAQDGAKRVKISTEKLNILQDRVSSPSSADLNVIINFESFMKYLTHDEQQLLMKYLPSIDNVKPPESLKSMFTSPQFLETLSYFQQLLQEGTFDLSMSGADAEQRRTLNRLVSLNCTKFQWLDQYQKVKDAPSKKIKGGNGISSRQRLPGLSISSSLKRHHDRQNQSYSEMKSTMRSPKRVCRSGCTNPPSRCFTRPNSSLITREAGDMGDFVDHEGACFSPRRIFASPPDRSSMQFIADSSEGDVLLDVPSGVSFPEAELLYDPWEQKTSQIGSPTVSGVEASVLPSSSFANK is encoded by the exons ATGGGAAAGCAAGGACCTTGCCACCATTGTGGAGTTACAA GTACCCCTCTCTGGCGGAATGGACCACCTGAAAAGCCAGTTTTATGCAATGCATGTGGTTCCAGGTGGAGAACCAAGGGTTCATTGACAAACTATGTACCACTGCATGCTCGTGAAGTTTTTGATTCGGATGAGTTAAAAGTTCCAAAAATCAAAAGTGTCCCCATCAAACCAAAAAATGAGAAGTTGCAAAAGATACAACAAGGCAATCATAAATTGGAAAGTGAATGTGAAATGCAGTATTGTGACCAGAACTTCCACAAGATTGTAGAGGGAGATATAAGCAATCGATCCAGCTCTGGGTCAGCCATTTCAGGTTCAGACAGCTGTTTACATTTTGGCACCAATGATGCAAGTGACCTAACAG GTTCAGTGCAGTCAAACGTATGTGATTCAATAGCACCATCTAAGAAGATATTTATGACTCGTCCTAAACTTTCTGTAGAAAAGCTCACAAAGGACCTATATTCCATTTTGCATGAAGAACAAGCTTCTAATCTGTCCAGATCCTCAGAAGATGATCTACTTTATGAAAGTGGAACTGCACTTGGATCTTTTGAGATCGGGTATGGAGGTGTACTCATTAAACATCCAAATTCAGAATCAGTAGATGAGGAATCAGAAGCTAGCTCATTTCCAGTAGATAAATCATACATTATGAATGAAGGTTATTCAGGTTTGTCATACTTTCCTGTAAATATTGAAAGCAAAGGCACAAGTCTTCTAAATTCTGGTACTGACACAATGAAATCTACAACAGAAATGGCCCAAGACGGTGCCAAAAG GGTTAAAATTTCAACTGAAAAGTTAAATATCCTGCAAGATAGAGTTTCTTCCCCAAGTTCTGCAGACTTGAAT GTTATCATTAACTTTGAGAGTTTCATGAAATATCTGACACATGACGAACAGCAATTGTTGATGAAATATCTACCATCTATAGACAATGTCAAACCTCCTGAAAG CCTCAAAAGCATGTTTACCAGTCCCCAGTTCTTGGAGACATTATCTTACTTCCAGCAACTGCTTCAAGAAGGAACTTTTGATCTCTCCATGTCTGGAGCAGATGCTGAACAGCGTAGGACTTTAAATAGGCTTGTGTCACTAAATTGTACAAAGTTTCAGTGGTTAGACCAGTATCAGAAAGTAAAG GATGCACCCTCTAAGAAGATAAAAGGAGGAAATGGAATATCAAGCAGACAAAGACTTCCTGGTCTTTCCATTTCATCATCCCTAAAAAGGCATCATGACAGGCAAAATCAGAGCTATTCAG AGATGAAAAGCACCATGAGAAGCCCTAAAAGAGTGTGCAGATCAGGGTGCACAAATCCTCCTTCAAGATGTTTTACTCGGCCAAATTCTAGTTTAATTACCAGAGAAGCTGGTGACATGGGGGACTTTGTCGACCATGAAGGTGCATGCTTCAGCCCGAGAAGAATTTTTGCATCCCCTCCCGATAGGAGCTCCATGCAGTTCATTGCTGACAGTTCTGAAGGTGATGTGCTTCTGGATGTGCCTTCTGGTGTATCATTTCCTGAAGCAGAACTCTTGTACGATCCATGGGAACAGAAAACAAGCCAAATTGGTTCGCCAACAGTGAGTGGAGTGGAAGCTTCTGTTCTCCCATCTTCGAGTTTCGCCAATAAATAG
- the LOC135619250 gene encoding GATA transcription factor 27-like isoform X3 produces MGKQGPCHHCGVTSTPLWRNGPPEKPVLCNACGSRWRTKGSLTNYVPLHAREVFDSDELKVPKIKSVPIKPKNEKLQKIQQGNHKLESECEMQYCDQNFHKIVEGDISNRSSSGSAISGSDSCLHFGTNDASDLTGSVQSNVCDSIAPSKKIFMTRPKLSVEKLTKDLYSILHEEQASNLSRSSEDDLLYESGTALGSFEIGYGGVLIKHPNSESVDEESEASSFPVDKSYIMNEGYSEMAQDGAKRVKISTEKLNILQDRVSSPSSADLNVIINFESFMKYLTHDEQQLLMKYLPSIDNVKPPESLKSMFTSPQFLETLSYFQQLLQEGTFDLSMSGADAEQRRTLNRLVSLNCTKFQWLDQYQKVKDAPSKKIKGGNGISSRQRLPGLSISSSLKRHHDRQNQSYSEMKSTMRSPKRVCRSGCTNPPSRCFTRPNSSLITREAGDMGDFVDHEGACFSPRRIFASPPDRSSMQFIADSSEGDVLLDVPSGVSFPEAELLYDPWEQKTSQIGSPTVSGVEASVLPSSSFANK; encoded by the exons ATGGGAAAGCAAGGACCTTGCCACCATTGTGGAGTTACAA GTACCCCTCTCTGGCGGAATGGACCACCTGAAAAGCCAGTTTTATGCAATGCATGTGGTTCCAGGTGGAGAACCAAGGGTTCATTGACAAACTATGTACCACTGCATGCTCGTGAAGTTTTTGATTCGGATGAGTTAAAAGTTCCAAAAATCAAAAGTGTCCCCATCAAACCAAAAAATGAGAAGTTGCAAAAGATACAACAAGGCAATCATAAATTGGAAAGTGAATGTGAAATGCAGTATTGTGACCAGAACTTCCACAAGATTGTAGAGGGAGATATAAGCAATCGATCCAGCTCTGGGTCAGCCATTTCAGGTTCAGACAGCTGTTTACATTTTGGCACCAATGATGCAAGTGACCTAACAG GTTCAGTGCAGTCAAACGTATGTGATTCAATAGCACCATCTAAGAAGATATTTATGACTCGTCCTAAACTTTCTGTAGAAAAGCTCACAAAGGACCTATATTCCATTTTGCATGAAGAACAAGCTTCTAATCTGTCCAGATCCTCAGAAGATGATCTACTTTATGAAAGTGGAACTGCACTTGGATCTTTTGAGATCGGGTATGGAGGTGTACTCATTAAACATCCAAATTCAGAATCAGTAGATGAGGAATCAGAAGCTAGCTCATTTCCAGTAGATAAATCATACATTATGAATGAAGGTTATTCAG AAATGGCCCAAGACGGTGCCAAAAG GGTTAAAATTTCAACTGAAAAGTTAAATATCCTGCAAGATAGAGTTTCTTCCCCAAGTTCTGCAGACTTGAAT GTTATCATTAACTTTGAGAGTTTCATGAAATATCTGACACATGACGAACAGCAATTGTTGATGAAATATCTACCATCTATAGACAATGTCAAACCTCCTGAAAG CCTCAAAAGCATGTTTACCAGTCCCCAGTTCTTGGAGACATTATCTTACTTCCAGCAACTGCTTCAAGAAGGAACTTTTGATCTCTCCATGTCTGGAGCAGATGCTGAACAGCGTAGGACTTTAAATAGGCTTGTGTCACTAAATTGTACAAAGTTTCAGTGGTTAGACCAGTATCAGAAAGTAAAG GATGCACCCTCTAAGAAGATAAAAGGAGGAAATGGAATATCAAGCAGACAAAGACTTCCTGGTCTTTCCATTTCATCATCCCTAAAAAGGCATCATGACAGGCAAAATCAGAGCTATTCAG AGATGAAAAGCACCATGAGAAGCCCTAAAAGAGTGTGCAGATCAGGGTGCACAAATCCTCCTTCAAGATGTTTTACTCGGCCAAATTCTAGTTTAATTACCAGAGAAGCTGGTGACATGGGGGACTTTGTCGACCATGAAGGTGCATGCTTCAGCCCGAGAAGAATTTTTGCATCCCCTCCCGATAGGAGCTCCATGCAGTTCATTGCTGACAGTTCTGAAGGTGATGTGCTTCTGGATGTGCCTTCTGGTGTATCATTTCCTGAAGCAGAACTCTTGTACGATCCATGGGAACAGAAAACAAGCCAAATTGGTTCGCCAACAGTGAGTGGAGTGGAAGCTTCTGTTCTCCCATCTTCGAGTTTCGCCAATAAATAG